One part of the uncultured Bacteroides sp. genome encodes these proteins:
- a CDS encoding carboxypeptidase-like regulatory domain-containing protein, whose protein sequence is MKKILFILFILFTFTSCEKEDDDTEAVCTPGYTTISGHILTSDNTPLKGVELQLKYVETQWLASYHSWLKRKTTTDANGSYKMSFNIKDNEVESFEGQSSSYFELQIDFRNLDPDKYFLPEQISETGTSYSYNPIISLKRDTVYDVSFYIPTKDYITVTLKNFKPTNQSDHFEVQTFFPWGTKSDEKKMLNTEYGISSSGYDHFVAKDENQTFRNVPVARNDTNIVRIIKMKNGVAYPEDYKIFVPEKNTIELTYEY, encoded by the coding sequence ATGAAGAAAATCTTATTTATTTTATTTATCCTGTTCACTTTTACGAGTTGCGAGAAAGAAGATGATGATACCGAAGCTGTATGTACTCCCGGTTATACAACCATCAGTGGGCATATTCTAACGTCGGACAACACACCTTTAAAAGGTGTAGAATTACAATTAAAATATGTCGAAACTCAATGGCTTGCTAGTTACCATTCCTGGTTAAAACGGAAAACAACAACAGATGCAAATGGTTCTTACAAAATGTCTTTCAATATTAAAGATAACGAAGTTGAATCTTTTGAAGGCCAATCTTCTTCTTATTTCGAACTACAGATTGACTTCCGAAATTTAGATCCGGATAAATACTTCCTGCCAGAGCAGATTTCCGAAACTGGAACCTCTTATTCGTATAACCCGATCATTTCGTTAAAGCGGGATACGGTATACGATGTATCTTTCTATATTCCAACCAAAGACTATATTACAGTTACATTGAAAAATTTCAAACCAACAAATCAATCTGACCACTTCGAAGTACAGACATTTTTCCCATGGGGGACGAAGTCTGATGAAAAAAAGATGCTGAATACAGAATATGGAATTAGCTCCAGTGGCTATGATCATTTTGTGGCAAAAGACGAGAATCAGACTTTTAGAAATGTACCTGTGGCCCGGAATGACACCAACATTGTAAGAATTATAAAAATGAAGAACGGAGTTGCCTACCCCGAAGACTATAAAATATTTGTTCCTGAAAAGAACACCATTGAATTAACTTACGAATATTAA
- a CDS encoding bifunctional proline dehydrogenase/L-glutamate gamma-semialdehyde dehydrogenase has protein sequence MEKVDISEVIEWAKQFLAQSEKEITNEERKEQQKYAILVQKPGDKILLSKLLDESSQIRNNKKLAHRMKVLIDRYGVPEFFGFADKILIKLFTAFGYLFDFIAIPIFKQRLRSDTSKVIINEAPSLLKRHLQQRREQKIGQNVNLLGEVVLGDGEANHRYQHYLEALKDSQINYISIKISGIYAQINPLNYELNKTELCERLSNIYQRAIDFPFVDENGISFSKFVNLDMEEYKDTELTLDVFTTVLDLPQFKDYQAGIVVQAYLPDAWHFQSRLLEFAKKRVAEGGAPIKMRLVKGANLQMETIISSLKGWEIPTYSTKTEVDANYLRLLDRALEPENAEVVHIGVASHNFFTLGYAYLLSQKNKVDEFVTFEMLEGMANHLPRVMRTLGKQIILYTPVVKNEHFLNAVSYLVRRLDENTGKDNFLSYSFNLKADSEHWKFVQEQFVEAYKQKESVSTTPRRTQNRNLLAIPQTDLFTFRNEPDTNFDLKPNRLWADEIRRKWKKSADDKPYHIPLQIGEKEVISEKKRAYLDRSQNSEICVCEASLANIDQVKEIIAVAEKDASGWRQALPEERNRILHEVATNLSNHRGDLIGCMAAITGKSFTEGDVEVSEAIDFCCFYPVSMQQFTNLETITCTPKGIIMVIPPWNFPLAIPVGGVAAALAGGNTVILKQATVAYPVAWQFAKLFWEVGVPKDALQLFCADGYEPVNYLTTHPSIKHIILTGGTDTAFRLLENNPTCPLSAETGGKNAIILTASGDRDHAIQNIITSAFSNAGQKCSACSLLLLEKEVYHDPEFKAKLIDAVTSLHTGGIWNGGNVVGPMITNQNEKLLHAIDHLEEGEWWLVKPEFADEKKLILKPCVKWGVKPGSYTLTTELFAPLLAVVCIDDLQHGIRLVNNSEYGLTSGLQSLDESEQLLWKNSIEAGNLYINRGITGAIVNRQPFGGMKRSAFGGGIKAGGPNYVSCFINITEKPLEGTVPKASHTLAAILHSDDTARFSKAVESYQLNMENVFSKEHDCNKLIGEQNIFRYLSLRNMALRIYPEDELCDVLMILVAANIARTPVVLSIAKEDPKLIILQKGINKECIIKIQSDDEFLNDIDQYERIRTCSSRLPYELYKQAARLGKYIATAKPLVEGRVELLHYLKEQSIAFEYHRYGSITDAIE, from the coding sequence ATGGAAAAAGTGGATATTTCTGAAGTTATTGAATGGGCAAAGCAGTTTCTTGCACAATCAGAAAAAGAGATCACTAACGAAGAGCGTAAAGAACAACAGAAATACGCCATTTTGGTACAAAAACCAGGAGATAAGATTCTGTTATCAAAGTTGCTTGACGAATCGTCGCAAATACGGAATAACAAGAAGCTGGCGCATCGCATGAAAGTGCTGATAGATCGCTACGGCGTGCCCGAGTTTTTTGGTTTTGCCGACAAGATTCTTATCAAACTGTTCACGGCGTTTGGCTACTTGTTCGATTTTATAGCCATTCCCATTTTTAAGCAACGCTTACGGTCCGATACTTCCAAAGTAATTATCAACGAAGCACCCTCACTGCTGAAACGGCATCTGCAACAGCGTAGAGAACAAAAAATAGGGCAGAATGTTAACCTGCTCGGTGAAGTGGTTTTAGGAGACGGAGAGGCTAATCACCGTTACCAACATTACTTGGAAGCATTGAAAGATTCTCAGATTAACTACATCTCCATTAAAATTTCAGGCATCTATGCACAGATAAATCCGCTCAACTATGAGCTGAATAAAACTGAGTTATGTGAGCGGCTCTCTAATATTTACCAGAGAGCAATCGACTTTCCATTCGTAGACGAAAATGGCATTAGCTTTTCCAAATTTGTTAATCTCGACATGGAAGAGTATAAAGATACTGAATTGACGCTTGATGTGTTTACAACAGTTCTGGATTTACCGCAGTTCAAAGACTATCAGGCGGGTATCGTTGTGCAGGCTTATTTACCTGATGCATGGCATTTCCAGTCCAGACTACTGGAATTTGCGAAAAAGCGGGTTGCCGAAGGTGGGGCTCCAATCAAAATGCGTCTGGTAAAAGGGGCAAACCTTCAGATGGAAACTATTATTTCCTCTCTGAAAGGATGGGAAATTCCTACTTACTCCACCAAAACAGAGGTTGATGCTAATTACTTGCGTTTGCTCGATCGTGCTTTGGAACCTGAAAATGCGGAGGTGGTGCACATCGGTGTGGCTTCCCACAACTTTTTTACACTTGGTTACGCTTACCTACTCAGCCAAAAAAATAAGGTTGATGAGTTTGTTACTTTCGAAATGCTGGAAGGAATGGCGAATCATCTTCCTCGCGTAATGCGCACTCTCGGCAAACAGATTATCCTTTATACACCGGTGGTGAAGAACGAGCATTTCCTGAATGCTGTGTCGTACCTGGTTCGCCGGTTGGATGAGAATACCGGCAAGGACAATTTCTTAAGCTATTCGTTTAATCTGAAGGCGGACAGCGAGCATTGGAAGTTCGTGCAAGAGCAATTCGTTGAGGCTTATAAGCAGAAAGAGAGTGTCAGTACTACACCACGGCGTACACAAAACAGAAACCTTCTGGCTATTCCCCAGACTGACCTTTTCACTTTCCGAAACGAACCTGATACCAATTTCGATTTGAAGCCGAATCGCTTGTGGGCAGATGAAATCCGCCGGAAATGGAAAAAATCTGCCGATGATAAACCTTATCATATTCCGTTGCAGATTGGTGAGAAGGAGGTAATATCAGAAAAGAAACGCGCATACCTCGACCGAAGTCAGAATAGTGAAATCTGTGTTTGTGAAGCTTCCCTTGCCAATATCGATCAGGTAAAGGAGATTATTGCTGTTGCCGAGAAAGATGCTTCGGGTTGGCGACAAGCGTTGCCGGAAGAGCGCAACCGCATTTTGCATGAGGTGGCAACCAATCTGAGTAACCACCGAGGTGATTTAATTGGTTGCATGGCTGCCATTACTGGTAAATCTTTTACGGAGGGAGATGTGGAAGTGTCCGAAGCTATCGACTTTTGTTGTTTTTATCCTGTTTCCATGCAGCAATTCACCAATCTGGAAACAATAACCTGCACACCAAAAGGCATTATTATGGTAATTCCGCCATGGAACTTCCCTCTGGCAATTCCGGTTGGAGGTGTGGCGGCCGCACTTGCCGGAGGCAATACGGTAATTTTGAAACAGGCCACGGTTGCTTATCCAGTTGCATGGCAATTTGCTAAACTATTCTGGGAAGTCGGAGTACCGAAAGATGCACTTCAGTTATTCTGTGCGGATGGATATGAACCGGTGAACTATCTCACCACACATCCTTCTATCAAACATATTATTCTTACAGGAGGCACCGATACTGCTTTTCGTTTATTGGAAAACAATCCAACTTGTCCGTTGTCGGCAGAGACTGGAGGTAAAAATGCAATCATTCTTACTGCCAGCGGAGATCGCGACCATGCTATCCAGAACATTATCACCTCGGCATTCAGTAATGCCGGACAAAAATGTTCGGCTTGTTCGCTGCTGCTCCTTGAAAAAGAGGTGTATCACGATCCGGAGTTTAAAGCAAAGCTTATAGATGCTGTAACCAGTCTGCACACAGGAGGAATATGGAACGGAGGCAATGTGGTTGGTCCGATGATTACCAATCAGAATGAGAAACTACTGCATGCCATCGACCATCTTGAAGAAGGCGAATGGTGGTTGGTAAAACCTGAATTTGCAGATGAAAAGAAGTTAATTCTGAAACCTTGCGTGAAATGGGGCGTAAAACCTGGAAGCTATACATTGACAACCGAACTGTTTGCCCCGCTGCTGGCTGTGGTTTGCATTGATGATTTACAACATGGAATCAGGCTGGTTAATAACTCTGAATACGGATTGACTTCCGGATTGCAAAGTCTGGATGAAAGCGAACAGCTCCTTTGGAAGAATAGCATTGAAGCCGGAAATCTCTATATCAACCGAGGCATTACTGGTGCTATCGTAAACCGACAACCTTTCGGAGGAATGAAACGATCGGCCTTCGGAGGCGGTATCAAAGCCGGAGGACCCAACTATGTGTCGTGCTTCATCAATATTACTGAAAAACCTTTGGAAGGAACAGTTCCTAAAGCATCTCACACTTTGGCTGCAATTCTTCATTCTGATGATACAGCTCGTTTCAGCAAAGCCGTTGAAAGTTATCAATTGAACATGGAAAATGTATTTTCTAAGGAACACGACTGTAATAAGCTAATTGGCGAACAAAATATTTTCAGGTACCTGTCGCTTAGAAATATGGCTTTACGTATTTATCCGGAAGATGAATTGTGCGACGTGCTTATGATCCTTGTTGCTGCCAATATAGCCAGAACACCTGTTGTATTGAGTATCGCCAAGGAAGATCCGAAACTGATAATTCTTCAGAAAGGAATCAATAAAGAGTGCATCATTAAGATTCAGTCGGACGATGAGTTTCTGAATGACATCGATCAATACGAACGGATTCGCACCTGCAGTAGTCGGCTTCCATACGAACTTTACAAACAGGCTGCTCGTCTTGGTAAATATATTGCTACGGCCAAACCTCTGGTGGAAGGAAGGGTAGAGTTGCTTCATTATCTGAAAGAACAGAGCATCGCATTTGAATATCACCGTTATGGAAGTATAACCGATGCTATTGAATAA